Part of the Catalinimonas alkaloidigena genome is shown below.
TAGTGATAGAAGCAAAAAATACCAGCTCCAACAACCGCTACATACAGTCGGCTACGCTGAATGGGGAGTCACTGAACACACCATTTGTTCCTCATAAAAGTCTGGTTAAGGGTAGTGTATTACGATTGGAAATGGGAGATATGCCTCAAAAAGAATGGGGTAAAGGAGAAAAAACATTAAGGGGGAAATAATCTCCGGTATGTAAAATATTGATGAGATCGTTTCCAGCTGGCGTGTAGACTATTTTAATGACCTATTGAATTTCGTAATTGAACGTCATCTTCATAAGCTTTTCGGCTTTTTTTAAGAAAAATAGGTTATTTTGCTGGTTAATTAATTAGTAATAAAAAATTATTTAGATGAAAATGTATATTTTAATATTTGCCTCTTTGATCTTTAGTAGCTTTATAAGTCAGCCTCTGAAATGGGTTGATTTATTTGATGGAAAATCATTGGAAGGCTGGACAAATCCTTATGATCATGGTGAGGCCAGGGTAGTGGATGGAGAGATTCATCTGGTCGCTGATGAAAAGTTTTTCCTCACCACTGAAGAAACTTACTCAGATTTTATCTTTGAGGCTGAAGTTAAGCTGCCTGAAGGAAAATCTAACTCAGGGTTTATGTTTCGCTGCCATGTAGAGCCCAATAAAGTTTATGGATATCAGGCAGAAGTAGATCCTACTGAGCGAGCCTGGTCGGGTGGGCTTTATGATGAAGGGCGCCGCAAGTGGCTTCATCCGCAAAAGCCAGATGATTCTCCTTCCGGAGATGAATTCCGGGCTAAGACGAAAGGAGCGCTCAAACGCCATGACTGGAACAAATATCGCATCCATGCCGAAGGTGATCGTTTGCGTATTTATGTGAACGATGTCCTTTGCACAGATTACAGGGACGATATGGATGCAGAAGGGCACATTGCTTTGCAACACCATGGTGAAGATGGACAGGTTTATAAATTCCGTAATATCCGGATTCAGGAACTATAAAAGCCTGAAGGAGCAGAGGTAGTTAGCACATCAGCTGAAAATTTTCTGCTTTATTGTCAGGCTTATTCAGGGAGTTTTTTTTAAATAACACATCTTTAAAATTATAATATATTCAGTATGTCAAGTAGAAGGGATTTCATTAAAAAAGCTGCTGCCACAACAGCAGGAGTATCAATGGCTTTAAAAGCCTCAAGTTACAACAGAATCATCGGTGCCAATGACCGTGTCAATTTATGCTTCATGGGATTAGGAAGAAGGGTTGGTGCTTATTATGATGGACTCGATAAAAAGAACAATACACAATTAATGTATTTGTGTGATGTGAAGCAGAGCCAGATTGACCGTACGATGGAAAGGCTTAAAGGGCGTATTGACTATAAGCCCAAGCAAACCGATGACATACGGAAGGTTCTGGAGGACAAAGAGGTGGATGCTATTTTTATAGCAGCACCTGATCACTGGCATGCACCGGGAACCATCATGGCCCTGGATGCCGGTAAGCATGTTTATGTAGAAAAACCCTGTGCACACAATCCTCATGAGGAAGAGGTGATGGTCGCTAAACAAAAATCTACTGGCAAGATGGTACAAATGGGTAATCAGCAGCGTTCCTCCAACCATACTATAGAAATAATAAATGAGATACATAATGGGGTAATCGGAAAGCCCTATCGTGCGGTAGCGTTTTATAACAGCAGTAGGGGGGAAGTGCCTCTTCAGAAGAAGCAGGCGCCACCCTCCGACCTCAACTGGGATCTTTTTCAGGGACCCGCACCACGTCAGGCATATCATCATGATACCTGGGACTACAACTGGCACTGGTACGGCTGGAACTGGGGTACTGCAGAAGCAGGTAATAATGGTATTCACGAATTGGACATAGGACGTTGGGCGCTGGGTGTAGACTTTCCTGAGTTTGTTCACGTGGAAGCCTCCAAGCAACATTTCAAGGATGATGGTTGGGAAATGTACGATCAAATGTATGCGACTTTCCGCTTTGATGAAGGTAAAGTGATTAACTGGGATGGCAAAAGCCGCAACGGCTACTCTACCTATGGAGATGGTAAGGGGAGAGGAACAGTCATTTACGGTTCGGAAGGTACCGTATTTGTAGATCGTAGCCAGTACATGCTCTACGATAGAGAAGGAAAGCTGGTCAAAGAAAGCTCAAAAACCGACGAGAGTGGTATGGCATTAGGAGGTGGAGGTTCTACGTCCAGCCAGCATATTGTTAACTTCTTTGATGCTATCAGGGGGCAGGCCAAGCTAACTGCGCCTATTGAAGATGGAGCAAAGAGTAACCATATGGCTATGTTGGCCAATATTGCGTATCGTACGAACAAATCTTTTGATGTGGACTCAACTACTGGAAGAGCCTACGATAAAGATGCTATGCAACTCTGGTCCAGAGAATATGAATCAGGCTGGGAAATCGGACAGATGAGATGATAACATCAGGAAGAGGTATGTAAAAAACTTCTGAAAAAATATTGCTCTTTAATTAGGAGTATATATTTTTTCCCGATATCACCATTTGCCAATGTCATTGACCTGTCCAAAGGGGGCAGGTTTTTATGACAACTCACTAAAAGCATTCTGATAGAAAGGTGTACTAAAAGTAAAACCGATAGCAGTCATCTAAACATGGCTACTATCGGTTTTATTATCATTAGTTTGCTGAATTTTGGCTCAATACTTCGGGCTGTAAGTCAATTTGTACCTGGGGAATCGGCCAGTAATTATTTTTACCTTCGGTAAATGTAGCTCCCTGCAACCACGGCAATACTCCTCCTGCAAGTTCATTTTCCA
Proteins encoded:
- a CDS encoding 3-keto-disaccharide hydrolase gives rise to the protein MKMYILIFASLIFSSFISQPLKWVDLFDGKSLEGWTNPYDHGEARVVDGEIHLVADEKFFLTTEETYSDFIFEAEVKLPEGKSNSGFMFRCHVEPNKVYGYQAEVDPTERAWSGGLYDEGRRKWLHPQKPDDSPSGDEFRAKTKGALKRHDWNKYRIHAEGDRLRIYVNDVLCTDYRDDMDAEGHIALQHHGEDGQVYKFRNIRIQEL
- a CDS encoding Gfo/Idh/MocA family oxidoreductase; translated protein: MSSRRDFIKKAAATTAGVSMALKASSYNRIIGANDRVNLCFMGLGRRVGAYYDGLDKKNNTQLMYLCDVKQSQIDRTMERLKGRIDYKPKQTDDIRKVLEDKEVDAIFIAAPDHWHAPGTIMALDAGKHVYVEKPCAHNPHEEEVMVAKQKSTGKMVQMGNQQRSSNHTIEIINEIHNGVIGKPYRAVAFYNSSRGEVPLQKKQAPPSDLNWDLFQGPAPRQAYHHDTWDYNWHWYGWNWGTAEAGNNGIHELDIGRWALGVDFPEFVHVEASKQHFKDDGWEMYDQMYATFRFDEGKVINWDGKSRNGYSTYGDGKGRGTVIYGSEGTVFVDRSQYMLYDREGKLVKESSKTDESGMALGGGGSTSSQHIVNFFDAIRGQAKLTAPIEDGAKSNHMAMLANIAYRTNKSFDVDSTTGRAYDKDAMQLWSREYESGWEIGQMR